The following coding sequences lie in one Phragmites australis chromosome 8, lpPhrAust1.1, whole genome shotgun sequence genomic window:
- the LOC133925807 gene encoding uncharacterized protein LOC133925807 isoform X1 gives MKLVRTQPKQALTSDGSAARLSGIHLASELLLLPCPKSSRCLFPNPSSQILAMPRLPHFKPNRVAERARTKGEQPKRCPLQPAIGRKQPKRSRDRRRGRNRARMVEAGASFMVHGIDLPACAIGLPFRFRLLISCGVCLWVQDKIEAAVDDDGGVAGGGVEGGDEEEEEEEMEPVEPLPEPLDDGGPVGWPMPEFCPLTIDGALKESFLETLRKDAAETERPPGEEPEAELQSPGSRPSSSKRPRAGTASPSSGRPCRNILQVFQQCRQDVVGKTETKNF, from the exons ATGAAGCTAGTTAGGACTCAacccaaacaagccctaacCTCAGATGGCTCCGCCGCGCGCCTTTCCGGTATCCACCTGGCAAGCGAGCTACTGCTTCTACCCTGCCCAAAAAGTAGCCGTTGCCTTTTCCCCAACCCCTCCTCCCAGATCCTCGCAATGCCTCGCCTTCCCCATTTCAAACCCAACCGCGTCGCGGAGCGAGCGCGCACGAAAGGAGAGCAGCCGAAAAGGTGCCCGCTTCAACCAGCGATCGGAAGGAAGCAGCCGAAAAGATCTAGGGATCGGAGGCGAGGCCGAAATAGGGCACGGATGGTGGAGGCCGGCGCGAGCTTCATGGTACATGGAATCGATCTCCCCGCGTGCGCGATCGGGTTGCCGTTTCGGTTTCGTTTGTTGATCTCGTGCGGGGTGTGTTTGTGGGTGCAGGATAAGATCGAGGCGGCGGtggacgacgacggcggcgtcGCAGGCGGGGGTGTGGAGGgcggggacgaggaggaggaggaggaggagatggagccCGTGGAGCCCCTGCCGGAGCCCCTCGACGACGGCGGCCCCGTCGGGTGGCCCATGCCGGAGTTCTGCCCTCTCACG ATCGATGGAGCGCTAAAGGAGTCGTTCCTGGAGACCCTTAGGAAGGACGCGGCGGAGACGGAGCGGCCGCCAGGGGAGGAACCAGAGGCGGAGTTGCAGAGCCCGGGCTCGCGGCCATCGAGCAGCAAGCGCCCCCGCGCCGGCACCGCCTCTCCATCGTCCGGGAGACCCTGCCGCAACATCCTGCAGGTGTTCCAGCAGTGCAGGCAGGACGTGGTCGGGAAGACCGAGACGAAGAATTTTTAG
- the LOC133926462 gene encoding putative transcription elongation factor SPT5 homolog 1, producing MARRGRDEDDDEVEEEEEEEEEAYDVDEEEDEEDDYEEEARRGKASRGGGGGGGRKRSREDNFIDDSAIEDEDEDDDGGGRQRKKGGGVRGFFDEEAQVDEEEEEEDDDGEGEDDFINDAGAEIPDEDVVRGSRRHSIPMRDEEEDIDEIERQVRERYARSSHIEYGEEAAEVEQQALLPSVKDPKLWMVKCAIGHERETAICLMQKFIDRPDLQIKSVVALDHLKNYIYVEAEKEAHVKEACKGLRNIYASAKITLVPIKEMADVLSVESKSVDLSRDTWVRMKLGIYKGDLAKVVDVDNVRQRVTVKLIPRIDLQALASKLEGREAVKKKTFVPPPRFFNIDEAREMHIRVERKRNKETGEYFEMIEGLMFKDGFLYKSVSIKSINTQNIQPTFDELEKFKKPGDDMNGDMASLSTLFANRKKGHFMKGDAVIVIKGDLKNLEGWVEKVEDETVHIRPKISDLPKTLAFHEKELCKYFKPGDHVKVISGVQEGATGMVVKVEGHVLIILSDTTKEHIRVFADHVVESSEITTGITRIGDYELHDLVLLDNLSFGVIIRVETEAFQVMKGVPDRPEVVLVKLREIKNKIDRRASAKDRANNIISTKDVVRIVEGACKGKQGPVEHIHKGILFIYDRHHLEHAGFICAKAQSCLLVGGSTGGRRGNGMDTADARLGALRSPASILQSPGRLPPRGPHMNYGGRFGGGGRGGRGHDALVGKCIKIKSGPYKGYRGRVKEVTGALVRVELDSLMKIVTVKRDDIADTPTVATPFREPRYSLGGETPMHPSRTPLHPYQTPMRDPGATPIHDGMRTPMRSRAWAPMSPPRDNWEDGNPATWGSSPAYQPGTPPARPYEAPTPGSGWANTPGVSFNDAPTPRENYANAPSPYVPSTPVGQPMTPNSASYLPGTPGGQPMTPGNVGMDIMSPIIGGEGEGSWLLPDVLVNVLRGGDDGPGVVREVLADGSCRIALGLSGNGDIVTVLPTEVEVIRPKKSDRIKIMNGNFRGFMGKLIGIDGSDGIVKLDDTYEVKILDMVILAKLAT from the exons ATGGCTCGCCGCGGCCGcgacgaagacgacgacgaggtcgaagaggaggaggaggaagaggaggaggcctaCGAcgtggacgaggaggaggatgaggaggacgactacgaggaggaggcgaggcgCGGGAAGGCctcccgcggcggcggcggcggcggtgggcggAAGAGGTCGCGAGAGGACAACTTCATCGACGACTCGGCCAtcgaggacgaggatgaggacgacgaTGGCGGGGGCCGGCAGAGGAAGAAGGGTGGCGGGGTGCGCGGGTTCTTCGACGAGGAGGCGCAggtcgatgaggaggaggaggaggaggatgacgacggCGAGGGCGAGGACG ACTTTATCAATGATGCTGGGGCTGAAATTCCTGATGAGGATGTTGTTAGGGGCTCAAGACGTCATTCGATTCCTATGAGGGATGAAGAAGAGGACATTGATGAGATTGAAAGACAAGTACGAGAGAGATATGCAAGATCTTCTCATATTGAGTATGGTGAGGAAGCTGCAGAAGTGGAACAGCAAGCTCTCTTGCCATCAGTGAAGGATCCAAAGCTATGGATGGTTAAATGTGCG ATTGGGCATGAGAGGGAGACAGCGATTTGTCTGATGCAAAAGTTCATCGATAGGCCAGATCTTCAGATAAAGTCTGTTGTTGCGTTAGACcatctaaaaaattatatttatgttgAAGCTGAAAAGGAGGCCCATGTCAAGGAG GCTTGCAAAGGCCTACGAAACATTTACGCTTCAGCAAAAATAACATTAGTTCCGATAAAAGAAATGGCAGATGTCCTCTCTGTTGAGAGCAAATCTGTTGATCTTTCAAGGGATACTTGGGTCCGAATGAAGCTGGGTATATATAAAGGTGATCTTGCTAAG GTTGTTGATGTTGATAATGTACGTCAAAGGGTAACTGTGAAGCTCATTCCTAGAATAGATCTACAAGCTTTGGCTAGTAAACTG gaagGAAGGGAGGCTGTAAAGAAGAAAACATTTGTCCCACCACCACGATTCTTCAATATCGATGAGGCGAG GGAGATGCACATTCGTGTGGAGCGGAAGCGTAATAAAGAGACTGGGGAGTACTTTGAGATGATTGAGGGTTTGATGTTCAAAGATGGTTTCTTGTATAAATCGGTCTCAATAAAATCAATCAACACACAAAATATTCAGCCGACATTCGATGAACTGGAGAAATTCAAGAAGCCTGGTGATGACATGAATGGGGATATGGCTAGCCTGTCCACTCTGTTTGCAAACAGGAAAAAAGGGCACTTCATGAAGGGTGATGCTGTTATTGTTATTAAAGGCGATTTAAAAAATTTGGAAGGGTGGGTTGAGAAAGTAGAGGATGAAACTGTTCACATCAGACCGAAAATATCTGATCTTCCG AAAACATTAGCCTTCCACGAGAAAGAGCTTTGCAAGTATTTCAAACCTGGAGACCATGTAAAAGTGATCTCAGGTGTTCAAGAAGGTGCTACCGGCATGGTTGTTAAAGTGGAAGGGCATGTCTTGATCATTTTATCAGACACAACTAAAGAACAT ATCCGTGTGTTTGCGGATCATGTTGTGGAAAGCTCTGAAATTACCACAGGAATTACCAGAATTGGTGATTATGAACTGCATGATCTTGTCCTTTTGGA CAACTTGTCATTTGGGGTAATTATAAGGGTGGAAACTGAAGCATTTCAG GTTATGAAAGGAGTGCCGGATAGACCTGAAGTTGTACTTGTAAAATTAAgggaaataaaaaacaaaattgatcgGCGTGCATCAGCTAAAGATCGTGCAAATAATATTATATCAACCAAGGATGTTGTAAGGATTGTTGAAGGAGCATGCAAG GGAAAGCAAGGACCTGTGGAACACATACACAAGGGGATACTGTTTATCTACGACAGGCATCACCTTGAACATGCAGGCTTTATTTGTGCAAAAGCACAGTCTTGTCTTCTTGTTGGTGGATCAACCGGTGGCCGTCGTGGAAAT GGCATGGATACAGCAGATGCACGGCTTGGTGCTTTGAGGTCTCCAGCAAGCATTTTGCAATCCCCAGGAAGGCTGCCCCCAAGAGGACCTCACATGAATT ATGGTGGAAGGTTTGGAGGAGGTGGTCGTGGTGGTAGAGGGCATGATGCCTTGGTGGGCAAATGTATCAAAATTAAATCTGGTCCTTATAAGGGGTACCGTGGCCGTGTCAAAGAGGTGACTGGTGCACTTGTACGTGTGGAGCTTGATTCATTGATGAAGATTGTTACAG TTAAGAGGGATGATATTGCTGATACACCTACAGTGGCGACACCATTCCG TGAACCTCGTTATTCATTGGGTGGTGAAACACCGATGCACCCATCTCGAACGCCACTTCATCCTTATCAGACTCCAATGCGGGACCCTGGAG CAACACCAATACACGATGGGATGCGGACTCCTATGCGTAGTCGAGCCTGGGCTCCTATGAGCCCTCCGAG GGATAATTGGGAAGATGGAAATCCTGCTACTTGGGGTAGCAGTCCAGCTTACCAG CCCGGAACTCCACCAGCTCGGCCATACGAAGCCCCCACACCTGGATCAGGGTGGGCAAATACTCCAGGAGTTAGTTTCAATGATGCTCCAACTCCTAGGGAGAACTATG CAAATGCTCCGAGTCCATACGTGCCTTCCACACCTGTTGGTCAACCGATGACACCAAATTCTGCCTCGTATCTTCCCGGAACACCTGGTGGTCAACCAATGACTCCAGGCAATGTTGGAATGGATATAATGTCCCCCATAATAG GTGGTGAGGGCGAGGGTAGCTGGTTGCTACCAGATGTTTTGGTCAATGTATTGAGGGGAGGTGACGATGGCCCTGGTGTGGTCAGAGAAGTGCTCGCG GATGGATCTTGCCGCATCGCACTGGGGTTGTCGGGCAACGGTGATATTGTGACAGTACTTCCAACTGAGGTCGAGGTCATCAGGCCAAAGAAGAGCGACAGGATCAAGATAATGAATGGCAACTTCCGTGGATTCATGGGAAAGCTAATAGGAATAGACGGTTCTGACGGAATTGTGAAGCTGGACGACACATACGAAGTTAAGATATTAGATATGGTGATTTTGGCAAAACTGGCGACTTGA
- the LOC133925807 gene encoding uncharacterized protein LOC133925807 isoform X2, whose protein sequence is MKLVRTQPKQALTSDGSAARLSGIHLASELLLLPCPKSSRCLFPNPSSQILAMPRLPHFKPNRVAERARTKGEQPKRCPLQPAIGRKQPKRSRDRRRGRNRARMVEAGASFMDKIEAAVDDDGGVAGGGVEGGDEEEEEEEMEPVEPLPEPLDDGGPVGWPMPEFCPLTIDGALKESFLETLRKDAAETERPPGEEPEAELQSPGSRPSSSKRPRAGTASPSSGRPCRNILQVFQQCRQDVVGKTETKNF, encoded by the exons ATGAAGCTAGTTAGGACTCAacccaaacaagccctaacCTCAGATGGCTCCGCCGCGCGCCTTTCCGGTATCCACCTGGCAAGCGAGCTACTGCTTCTACCCTGCCCAAAAAGTAGCCGTTGCCTTTTCCCCAACCCCTCCTCCCAGATCCTCGCAATGCCTCGCCTTCCCCATTTCAAACCCAACCGCGTCGCGGAGCGAGCGCGCACGAAAGGAGAGCAGCCGAAAAGGTGCCCGCTTCAACCAGCGATCGGAAGGAAGCAGCCGAAAAGATCTAGGGATCGGAGGCGAGGCCGAAATAGGGCACGGATGGTGGAGGCCGGCGCGAGCTTCATG GATAAGATCGAGGCGGCGGtggacgacgacggcggcgtcGCAGGCGGGGGTGTGGAGGgcggggacgaggaggaggaggaggaggagatggagccCGTGGAGCCCCTGCCGGAGCCCCTCGACGACGGCGGCCCCGTCGGGTGGCCCATGCCGGAGTTCTGCCCTCTCACG ATCGATGGAGCGCTAAAGGAGTCGTTCCTGGAGACCCTTAGGAAGGACGCGGCGGAGACGGAGCGGCCGCCAGGGGAGGAACCAGAGGCGGAGTTGCAGAGCCCGGGCTCGCGGCCATCGAGCAGCAAGCGCCCCCGCGCCGGCACCGCCTCTCCATCGTCCGGGAGACCCTGCCGCAACATCCTGCAGGTGTTCCAGCAGTGCAGGCAGGACGTGGTCGGGAAGACCGAGACGAAGAATTTTTAG